In Longimicrobiaceae bacterium, one genomic interval encodes:
- a CDS encoding Gfo/Idh/MocA family oxidoreductase has translation MSDLLTASPDKVGTADEIAAGHLASADGIETTESPASAEHTRGTGSIVSAEKVGEMRDGVSAEEVGSTESIVSTEHTASAGSFASTDHGTSTESVASTERFASAGGMASIGNARPRLGFLGTGWIGRHRMEAIARSGVAEVAMISDPSAEMVAEAAKAAPGAQVADSFDALLDAGLDGIVIATPSALHAEQSIRALESGAAVFCQKPLGRTAAEVRAVVDAARAADRLLSVDLSYRFTEGMTRIKERVENGELGRIFGVDLTFHNAYGPDKPWFYDPALSGGGCVMDLGVHLVDLALWTLGFPAVESVSSQLYAGGEPLGGRTDRVEDYATATVELAGGASVRLACSWRLNAGTDAVIAASFFGTGGGAEMRNVGGSFYDFSADLFHGTGRESLAAPPDDWGGGAATDWARRLAAGERFDPAAERLVDVARVLDGIYGR, from the coding sequence GTGAGCGACCTCCTCACCGCATCGCCGGACAAGGTAGGGACGGCGGACGAGATCGCGGCGGGCCACCTCGCATCCGCCGACGGAATTGAAACGACAGAAAGCCCCGCATCGGCCGAGCATACACGGGGAACGGGCAGCATCGTATCCGCCGAGAAGGTTGGGGAGATGCGTGACGGCGTATCCGCGGAAGAGGTGGGATCGACGGAGAGCATCGTATCTACCGAACACACCGCATCGGCCGGAAGCTTCGCATCCACCGATCACGGCACATCGACCGAAAGCGTCGCATCTACCGAACGCTTCGCATCTGCCGGAGGGATGGCATCTATCGGCAACGCGAGGCCGCGGCTGGGGTTCCTGGGGACGGGGTGGATCGGGCGGCACCGGATGGAGGCGATCGCGCGGAGCGGGGTCGCGGAGGTGGCGATGATCTCCGACCCCTCGGCCGAGATGGTGGCTGAGGCGGCGAAGGCGGCGCCGGGCGCACAGGTGGCCGATTCGTTCGATGCGCTGCTGGACGCGGGGCTGGACGGGATCGTGATCGCCACGCCCAGCGCGCTGCACGCGGAGCAGTCCATCCGCGCGCTGGAGAGCGGCGCGGCGGTGTTCTGCCAGAAGCCGCTGGGCCGCACGGCGGCCGAGGTCCGCGCGGTGGTGGACGCGGCGCGCGCAGCGGACCGGCTGCTTTCCGTCGATCTGTCGTACCGCTTCACGGAGGGGATGACGCGGATCAAGGAGCGGGTGGAGAACGGGGAGTTAGGCCGCATCTTCGGCGTGGACCTCACGTTCCACAACGCGTACGGGCCGGACAAGCCGTGGTTCTACGACCCCGCGCTCTCCGGCGGCGGCTGCGTGATGGACCTGGGCGTCCACCTGGTCGACCTCGCGCTGTGGACGCTGGGCTTCCCCGCGGTCGAAAGCGTGTCGTCGCAGCTCTACGCGGGCGGCGAGCCGCTGGGCGGGCGCACGGACCGCGTGGAGGACTACGCGACGGCCACGGTGGAGCTGGCCGGCGGCGCATCGGTGCGGCTTGCGTGCTCGTGGCGCCTGAATGCCGGGACGGACGCGGTGATCGCGGCGTCGTTCTTCGGCACCGGCGGCGGCGCGGAGATGCGCAACGTGGGCGGCTCGTTCTACGACTTCTCGGCGGACCTCTTCCACGGCACCGGCCGCGAGAGCCTGGCGGCGCCGCCGGACGACTGGGGCGGCGGCGCGGCGACGGACTGGGCGCGGCGCCTGGCCGCGGGCGAGCGCTTCGACCCCGCGGCCGAGCGGCTGGTGGATGTGGCGCGCGTGCTGGACGGGATCTACGGGCGATGA